In Papaver somniferum cultivar HN1 unplaced genomic scaffold, ASM357369v1 unplaced-scaffold_114, whole genome shotgun sequence, a genomic segment contains:
- the LOC113328874 gene encoding uncharacterized protein LOC113328874 encodes MYLMFKGLDDKSYNTKFCLSVFNQKDNQKTVRQSGQYTLARNTGSGFSSVLLLSDLHDPAKGFIVEDSCIIQAEITFVMSDAFNVEVPLSTARKPFEGDNAVVFYDDNFEIVGNFSVLERQASLYRKIWLKYGHIASTGVVPASSYNSLLTTVAD; translated from the exons ATGTACCTTATGTTTAAGGGTCTGGATGATAAATCTTATAATACAAAGTTCTGCTTATCCGTTTTTAATCAGAAAGATAACcagaaaacagtgagacaaa GTGGGCAATATACATTGGCTCGTAACACAGGCAGTgggttttcatcagttttactcctTTCTGATCTACATGACCCTGCAAAAGGGTTTATTGTAGAGGACAGTTGCATAATTCAAGCTGAGATTACTTTTGTTATGTCTGATGCTTTTAATGTGGAG GTGCCTTTAAGTACTGCTAGGAAACCCTTTGAAGGAGACAACGCAGTTGTATTCTATGATGACAATTTTGAAATTGTCGGAAACTTCAGTGTTTTGGAAAGACAAGCATCTTTATATAGAAAGATTTGGCTGAAATACGGCCATATAGCTTCGACGGGAGTTGTGCCAGCCTCGTCATACAATAGCTTACTCACTACGGTTGCGGATTAG